The Streptomyces luteogriseus genome includes a window with the following:
- a CDS encoding pyridoxamine 5'-phosphate oxidase family protein, whose translation MFHNDAFRALDRQECLRLLAKVPVGRVVYTRHALPAVLPINFSLDADASVLLRTSPGSDLVRAIDGVVVAFEADEFDAATRAGWSVVVTGRATIVTDPDEHARLSETGPTSWMPPQDAQFVRIESEMVTGRELRGTPGVR comes from the coding sequence ATGTTCCACAACGATGCCTTTCGCGCACTCGACCGGCAGGAGTGCCTGCGTCTGCTCGCCAAGGTGCCGGTGGGCCGCGTGGTCTACACCCGGCACGCGCTGCCCGCGGTCCTGCCCATCAACTTCTCCCTGGACGCGGACGCCTCCGTCCTGCTGCGCACCTCACCGGGCTCGGATCTCGTGCGCGCCATCGACGGCGTCGTGGTCGCCTTCGAGGCGGACGAGTTCGACGCGGCGACCCGGGCCGGCTGGAGCGTGGTCGTCACCGGACGGGCCACGATCGTGACCGATCCCGACGAGCACGCCCGGCTCTCGGAGACCGGCCCCACGTCATGGATGCCCCCGCAGGACGCGCAGTTCGTACGGATCGAGTCGGAGATGGTCACCGGACGCGAACTCAGGGGAACGCCCGGCGTGCGGTGA
- a CDS encoding Acg family FMN-binding oxidoreductase, with amino-acid sequence MRIQAVLDAATVESLLAAAVAAPSIHNTQPWRFRLDPHHQVLEVHSAPERTLQLTDPMHRAQYLSVGAAVFNLRLAALHLGWRPEVRLLPDPHNPGLLATVRLTGPLGADDQPPDPALYGAIPLRHTSRMPFTGRPVPEPIVAEMTSAAHAAGARLHVPDIAGTRRLLRLTGVAEARNHAHPGRTAETLTWITAPGRDAPYGIPVTALGPPDAGRRIPMRDFTGPIPAGRRPALWFERHVQLGLLWTAHDRRDDWLRAGQALQYVLLTATAHGVRTSLLHQAMEWPDLRAATALPRNKRCHPHVLIRFGYGPDGAGAPRALGHSAARPAPPPAAETEAG; translated from the coding sequence ATGCGCATCCAAGCCGTTCTGGACGCGGCCACCGTGGAGTCGCTCCTGGCAGCCGCCGTGGCAGCCCCGTCGATCCACAACACCCAGCCCTGGCGCTTCCGCCTCGACCCCCACCACCAGGTGCTTGAGGTCCATTCAGCACCGGAGCGCACCCTGCAGCTGACCGACCCGATGCACCGCGCCCAGTACCTGTCCGTGGGTGCCGCCGTCTTCAACCTCCGCCTCGCCGCCCTCCACCTGGGCTGGCGCCCGGAGGTGAGGCTGCTGCCGGACCCGCACAACCCCGGCCTGCTGGCCACCGTACGACTGACCGGACCCCTCGGCGCGGACGACCAGCCACCGGACCCCGCCCTCTACGGGGCCATCCCACTGCGGCACACGAGCCGGATGCCGTTCACCGGACGCCCCGTGCCCGAGCCGATCGTGGCGGAGATGACGTCGGCGGCACACGCCGCCGGCGCGCGCCTTCACGTACCGGACATCGCCGGCACACGACGGCTGCTGCGCCTGACCGGCGTAGCCGAGGCACGCAACCACGCCCACCCCGGCCGCACCGCCGAAACCCTCACCTGGATCACCGCCCCAGGAAGGGACGCCCCCTATGGCATACCCGTCACCGCGCTCGGCCCGCCGGACGCCGGCAGGCGCATACCGATGCGGGACTTCACCGGGCCCATCCCCGCGGGCCGCCGGCCCGCCCTGTGGTTCGAACGCCACGTCCAGCTCGGTCTGCTGTGGACGGCACACGACCGGCGGGACGACTGGCTGCGGGCCGGCCAGGCCCTGCAGTACGTCCTGCTCACGGCGACCGCCCACGGGGTGCGCACGTCACTGCTGCACCAGGCCATGGAATGGCCCGACCTGCGGGCCGCGACCGCCCTACCGCGAAACAAGCGGTGCCATCCGCATGTGCTGATCCGCTTCGGCTACGGCCCGGACGGCGCCGGCGCACCTCGAGCACTCGGGCACTCCGCTGCTCGTCCAGCACCGCCCCCGGCAGCCGAAACCGAAGCGGGCTGA
- a CDS encoding multicopper oxidase domain-containing protein: protein MTSIAGGPTETGDASGPAKYPNRFRASGVKARHLRAHVLVVVWLGLALLAAAAQETMPVARWLSVHMFLLGAVTTAILIWSEHFAVALLHAKIPDEGWSTARLATANLAVAGLLIGVWTAAPVLTAVSAALLVAAVGAHLVLLVRLGRGALGGRLKPIVSYYRAATAALIAGAVLGWMLSGGGAGGPDRYAGLRLAHIHVTLLGWIGLPVLGTLFMLWPTVLGVRMKDRTTKVSRWVLWLTGGGLLIAAAALALGWRRPAAAGLALYVAGAALAVHLLVRTVRGTRPVSAAAAWMLATATCWLLIAVAADLAWLAARPLAEAQAAIDALLPVLLIGFVAQILIGALTYLLPVVLSSGPKDRAAVRGLIERGWLTRLVALNTGVALAALPLPGPAATTGMLLAALAGAAFLTLAVPVLVHSGRKASPDAGTAGASRRPALWGTAAGVALTVLAVLVADSGGDTGEPAVASAAGSGAAIVNRTVEVTLANMRIRPGRIEVTEGTTLRLKVTNVDAQRHDLEVEDGPSTPMLGKGDSDTLDLGAVTEDREAWCTQAGHRAVGMTMAIVVKDTAKDGTTEHADGHDGHSTTTVSGGLDLAADFSDGWQARDADLAPAPGATVHKVELHAAHTTVEVAPGVKQQMWTFGGSAPGPTLRGQVGDTFEITLVNDDTGMGHGIDFHAGALAPDKPMRTLDPGERLVYRFRAEKAGAWLYHCSTSPMLQHMGNGMYGAVIIDPPGLAKADHEYVLVSSELYLGMPGSTAQVTKMRQNTPDAWAFNGIADQYAKQPLKVKSGERARFWVIAAGPSDGIAFHVVGTVFDTVYKEGAYALKPSDAGGSQLLDLAPAQGGFVETTFPEAGHYAFVDHDMRHAEAGAHGVVEVSR, encoded by the coding sequence ATGACCAGCATCGCCGGCGGGCCCACCGAGACGGGCGACGCGAGCGGACCCGCCAAGTACCCGAACAGGTTCAGGGCGTCGGGCGTGAAGGCCCGGCATCTGCGCGCCCACGTGCTGGTCGTGGTGTGGCTGGGCCTGGCCCTGCTCGCGGCCGCGGCGCAGGAGACGATGCCGGTGGCCCGCTGGCTGTCTGTGCACATGTTCCTGCTCGGTGCCGTCACCACCGCCATCCTGATCTGGAGCGAGCACTTCGCCGTCGCCCTGCTGCACGCGAAGATCCCCGACGAGGGCTGGAGCACCGCCCGGCTCGCGACGGCCAACCTCGCCGTGGCCGGGCTGCTCATCGGGGTGTGGACCGCCGCTCCCGTACTCACCGCCGTCTCCGCCGCGTTGCTGGTTGCCGCGGTCGGCGCACACCTGGTGTTGCTGGTCCGCCTGGGGCGGGGCGCGCTCGGCGGACGGCTCAAGCCGATCGTCTCCTACTACCGGGCGGCCACCGCCGCCCTGATCGCCGGTGCGGTGCTCGGCTGGATGCTGTCGGGCGGCGGGGCCGGCGGGCCCGACCGGTACGCCGGACTGCGCCTGGCGCACATCCACGTCACGTTGCTCGGCTGGATCGGGCTGCCTGTCCTGGGCACGCTGTTCATGCTGTGGCCGACCGTGCTGGGCGTACGGATGAAGGACCGCACCACCAAGGTGTCCCGATGGGTGCTGTGGCTCACCGGCGGCGGACTCCTGATCGCGGCAGCCGCCCTGGCCCTCGGCTGGCGTCGGCCGGCCGCGGCGGGCCTCGCCCTCTACGTGGCGGGCGCGGCCCTCGCCGTCCACCTGCTCGTGCGTACCGTACGCGGCACCCGCCCCGTCTCTGCGGCAGCGGCCTGGATGCTCGCCACGGCCACCTGCTGGCTGCTGATCGCCGTGGCGGCCGATCTGGCATGGCTGGCCGCCCGGCCGCTCGCGGAGGCACAGGCCGCGATCGACGCTCTGCTGCCGGTGCTGCTCATCGGCTTCGTCGCCCAGATCCTCATCGGCGCGCTGACCTATCTGCTCCCGGTCGTCCTCAGCAGCGGCCCCAAGGATCGTGCGGCCGTGCGGGGACTGATCGAACGGGGCTGGTTGACGCGACTGGTCGCCCTCAACACCGGTGTAGCGCTCGCGGCACTTCCGCTGCCCGGCCCCGCCGCCACGACCGGCATGCTGCTGGCCGCGCTGGCGGGGGCCGCGTTCCTCACCCTCGCGGTGCCGGTACTCGTCCACAGCGGCCGGAAGGCGTCCCCGGACGCAGGAACCGCCGGTGCGTCCCGGCGCCCCGCGCTGTGGGGCACGGCCGCGGGCGTCGCCCTGACCGTGCTGGCCGTGCTCGTGGCCGACAGCGGAGGTGATACCGGCGAGCCGGCCGTCGCCTCCGCGGCGGGCAGCGGGGCTGCGATCGTGAACCGCACGGTCGAGGTGACCCTCGCCAACATGCGTATCCGCCCGGGCCGGATCGAGGTCACCGAGGGAACGACGCTACGGCTGAAGGTCACCAACGTTGACGCCCAGCGTCACGACCTCGAGGTCGAGGACGGCCCGTCGACTCCGATGCTCGGCAAGGGCGACAGCGACACCCTCGACCTGGGAGCCGTCACCGAGGACCGCGAGGCGTGGTGCACCCAGGCGGGCCACCGTGCCGTCGGGATGACCATGGCCATCGTCGTGAAGGACACCGCGAAGGACGGCACGACCGAGCACGCGGACGGTCACGACGGGCACTCCACCACCACCGTCTCGGGCGGGTTGGACCTCGCCGCCGACTTCTCCGACGGCTGGCAAGCACGCGATGCCGACCTCGCCCCCGCGCCCGGCGCAACGGTGCACAAGGTCGAACTGCACGCCGCCCACACCACGGTGGAGGTCGCCCCCGGCGTGAAACAGCAGATGTGGACCTTCGGCGGCAGCGCACCCGGCCCCACCCTGCGCGGCCAAGTCGGCGACACCTTCGAGATCACGCTCGTCAACGACGACACCGGCATGGGCCACGGCATCGACTTCCACGCAGGCGCCCTCGCCCCCGACAAGCCCATGCGTACCCTCGACCCGGGCGAGCGGCTGGTCTACCGGTTCCGTGCCGAGAAGGCCGGAGCGTGGCTGTACCACTGCAGCACCTCGCCGATGCTCCAGCACATGGGCAACGGCATGTACGGCGCCGTGATCATCGACCCGCCCGGCCTGGCGAAGGCCGACCACGAGTACGTGCTGGTCTCCTCCGAGCTCTACCTCGGCATGCCCGGGAGCACCGCCCAGGTGACGAAGATGCGTCAGAACACCCCGGACGCCTGGGCGTTCAACGGCATCGCGGACCAGTACGCCAAGCAGCCGCTCAAGGTGAAGTCGGGGGAGCGGGCCCGGTTCTGGGTGATCGCGGCCGGACCGAGCGACGGCATCGCCTTCCACGTCGTCGGCACCGTCTTCGACACCGTGTACAAGGAGGGCGCCTACGCGCTGAAGCCCAGCGATGCGGGCGGATCGCAGCTGCTGGACCTGGCCCCGGCGCAGGGCGGCTTCGTCGAGACGACGTTCCCGGAGGCCGGCCACTACGCGTTCGTCGACCACGACATGCGTCACGCCGAGGCCGGCGCGCACGGCGTGGTGGAGGTGAGCAGGTAG
- a CDS encoding TIGR04053 family radical SAM/SPASM domain-containing protein → MSAPGHAIRRQRHDAGERPFIVIWESTRACPLACLHCRAEAVPDRDPRELDTAAAKDLLHQVAAFGQPAPLFVITGGDPFQRPDLTELIAHGREIGVRVAVSPSGTPTLTAGRLRELHAAGTVGLSLSLDGSTADLHDTFRGVPGVFRWTLDAWDTARALGMKVQINTTVARHNLRDLPDIARLVAEHGAMLWSAFFLVPTGRGRTLGALTPAETEDVLNFVYDVGLTVPAKTTEAHHFRRVALQRQILAATGDDHMAVLRLGPLYRELRERAASLGLDDATRRTRRPPLDVNAGRGFVFISHTGTVHPSGFLPLGAGSVRQTPLTEIYRTSELFTGLRDADRLGGRCGACEFRRVCGGSRSRAYGVTGDPYAEEPWCGYVPGSFPYQAELTALLPGGDGRNAPHKDSDAGSNQHQGVA, encoded by the coding sequence ATGAGCGCCCCCGGCCATGCCATCCGGCGTCAGCGGCACGACGCGGGGGAGCGGCCGTTCATCGTCATCTGGGAGTCCACCCGGGCCTGCCCGCTCGCCTGCCTGCACTGCCGCGCCGAGGCCGTGCCCGACCGCGACCCGCGCGAACTGGACACCGCCGCCGCGAAGGACCTGCTGCACCAGGTGGCCGCCTTCGGGCAGCCCGCCCCGCTGTTCGTGATCACCGGCGGCGACCCCTTCCAGCGGCCCGACCTGACCGAACTCATCGCCCACGGCCGGGAGATCGGCGTCCGCGTCGCGGTGTCCCCCTCCGGCACGCCGACGCTCACCGCCGGGCGGCTGCGGGAGCTGCACGCGGCCGGTACGGTCGGCCTCTCACTGAGCCTGGACGGATCCACCGCCGACCTCCACGACACCTTCCGCGGCGTGCCCGGAGTGTTCCGCTGGACCCTGGACGCCTGGGACACCGCGCGCGCCCTCGGCATGAAAGTGCAGATCAACACCACGGTCGCCCGGCACAACCTGCGCGACCTCCCCGACATCGCCCGCCTCGTCGCCGAGCACGGCGCGATGCTGTGGAGCGCCTTCTTCCTGGTGCCCACCGGCCGCGGCCGCACCCTCGGCGCACTCACCCCGGCGGAGACGGAGGACGTCCTCAACTTCGTCTACGACGTCGGCCTGACCGTGCCCGCCAAGACCACGGAAGCCCACCACTTCCGACGCGTCGCCCTGCAACGCCAGATCCTCGCCGCCACCGGCGACGACCACATGGCGGTCCTCCGACTCGGCCCGCTGTACCGGGAGTTGCGCGAGCGAGCCGCCTCCCTCGGGCTGGACGACGCAACGCGCCGGACGCGACGCCCGCCCCTGGACGTCAACGCGGGCCGCGGCTTCGTCTTCATCTCCCACACCGGCACCGTGCACCCCAGCGGCTTCCTGCCGCTGGGGGCCGGAAGCGTCCGCCAAACGCCGCTCACGGAGATCTACCGCACCTCCGAGCTCTTCACCGGACTGCGGGACGCCGACCGGCTTGGCGGCCGGTGCGGAGCGTGCGAGTTCCGCCGGGTCTGCGGCGGCTCGCGATCGCGCGCGTACGGCGTCACCGGCGACCCGTACGCCGAGGAACCGTGGTGCGGATACGTCCCCGGATCCTTCCCCTACCAGGCGGAGCTGACCGCGCTGCTGCCCGGCGGCGACGGCAGGAACGCGCCGCACAAGGACAGCGACGCGGGTTCGAATCAGCACCAAGGAGTGGCATGA
- a CDS encoding DUF2249 domain-containing protein, protein MSVLTLASAPEDATALQSAEAHHARLAGELAGRVTMLFTAVDRDPSAAERIHAGLVAFCDRSLLPHAAAEEAALYPAAHRMREARLLIESLIGEHRCLTALVDALRAAPGPADAVADARALQVLFEEHLAKENGLVLPLLAMTPEISLAELLADMHHRLANDSSAKGIQEDQHNEEGHDMYEGQIEETGGCGGVCGCGGTEESNEPELDVRDVPHAIRHATVFGALDAVPAGTAMVLVAHHDPLPLLAQIEQRNPGAFAVEYLERGPEAWRLRLSHR, encoded by the coding sequence ATGAGCGTGCTCACCCTCGCCTCGGCCCCCGAGGACGCCACGGCCCTGCAGAGCGCCGAGGCACATCATGCCCGTTTGGCCGGTGAGCTGGCCGGCCGGGTAACGATGCTGTTCACCGCCGTGGACCGCGACCCCAGTGCCGCGGAGAGGATCCACGCCGGGCTCGTGGCCTTCTGTGACCGCTCGCTGCTGCCGCACGCCGCGGCCGAGGAAGCCGCCCTCTACCCCGCCGCCCACCGCATGCGCGAGGCCCGTCTGCTGATCGAGAGCCTGATCGGCGAACACCGCTGCCTCACCGCGCTCGTCGACGCCCTGCGCGCAGCACCCGGTCCGGCGGATGCGGTGGCAGACGCCAGGGCCCTCCAGGTGCTCTTCGAGGAGCACCTGGCCAAGGAGAACGGCCTCGTGCTGCCGCTGCTCGCCATGACGCCCGAGATCTCCCTGGCGGAGTTGCTCGCGGACATGCACCACCGGCTCGCGAACGACTCGTCCGCCAAGGGCATCCAAGAAGACCAGCACAACGAGGAAGGGCACGACATGTACGAAGGGCAGATCGAGGAGACCGGCGGCTGCGGCGGCGTGTGCGGCTGCGGCGGGACCGAGGAGTCGAACGAACCCGAACTGGATGTCAGGGACGTACCGCACGCCATTCGCCATGCCACGGTCTTCGGCGCGCTCGACGCCGTACCCGCGGGCACCGCGATGGTGCTGGTCGCCCACCACGACCCGCTGCCGCTTCTCGCACAGATCGAACAGCGCAACCCGGGAGCCTTCGCCGTGGAGTATCTGGAGCGCGGCCCCGAAGCCTGGCGGCTGCGGCTCAGCCACCGCTGA